In one window of Nakamurella alba DNA:
- a CDS encoding aspartate/glutamate racemase family protein — MRILVVNCNTSAGMTAAIGDVARAAALPGTRVVAVEPSWGVSSAEGFYESFISAAAVLDLLATTEESFDAVVMAGFGEHGREGARQLLDVPVVDITEAAAALAVLVGHRFGVVTTAPTAVAGIEHSLATAGVAGRCAGIRATAIGVLDLHGDLDRTAAALIAGGRELIAAGADALVLGCAGMAGLDLELERALGVPVIDGVAAAVALCESLVRLGKTTSKAGPYTRPDLLKDRPGWPVGLHRPVPVDA, encoded by the coding sequence ATGCGGATCCTGGTCGTCAACTGCAACACCTCGGCCGGGATGACGGCCGCCATCGGCGATGTCGCGCGGGCAGCGGCTTTGCCCGGGACCCGGGTCGTCGCCGTGGAGCCGTCCTGGGGGGTCTCCTCCGCCGAGGGTTTCTACGAGAGCTTCATCTCCGCCGCCGCCGTGCTGGATCTGCTGGCGACCACCGAGGAGAGCTTCGACGCCGTGGTGATGGCCGGATTCGGCGAGCACGGCCGGGAGGGTGCGCGGCAGCTGCTGGACGTGCCGGTGGTCGACATCACCGAGGCCGCAGCGGCTCTCGCGGTCCTGGTGGGTCACCGGTTCGGCGTGGTCACCACGGCACCGACCGCCGTCGCCGGGATCGAGCACTCGCTGGCCACGGCCGGCGTCGCCGGGCGGTGCGCGGGCATCCGCGCCACCGCCATCGGCGTGCTGGACCTGCACGGTGACCTCGACCGCACCGCGGCGGCGCTGATCGCCGGCGGCCGCGAGCTGATCGCCGCCGGAGCCGACGCGCTGGTCCTCGGCTGTGCCGGGATGGCCGGGCTGGACCTGGAGCTCGAGCGCGCGCTCGGTGTCCCGGTGATCGACGGGGTGGCCGCCGCCGTCGCGCTGTGCGAGTCGCTGGTCCGGCTGGGCAAGACGACCAGCAAGGCCGGTCCGTACACCCGCCCCGACCTGCTCAAGGACCGGCCGGGGTGGCCGGTCGGGCTGCACCGACCGGTGCCGGTCGACGCCTGA
- a CDS encoding nucleoside deaminase, which produces MTDQELLAAAVSAARQGLAEGGIPIGGALVVDDEVVAIGWNKRVQLGSAIRHGETDCLENAGRLPASVYARATMVTTLSPCDMCTGAILLYKIPRVVIGENRTFLGGEELLRSRGVDVVVLDDSECVQMMTDFIAAEPSLWNEDIGVQD; this is translated from the coding sequence GTGACCGATCAGGAACTGCTCGCCGCCGCGGTGTCCGCCGCCCGCCAGGGTCTCGCCGAGGGCGGTATCCCGATCGGCGGTGCGCTGGTGGTGGACGACGAGGTGGTCGCGATCGGCTGGAACAAGCGGGTGCAGCTGGGCAGCGCCATCCGGCACGGCGAGACCGACTGCCTGGAGAACGCCGGCCGGCTGCCCGCCTCGGTCTACGCCCGCGCCACCATGGTGACCACGCTGTCCCCGTGCGACATGTGCACCGGCGCGATCCTGCTCTACAAGATCCCGCGCGTGGTCATCGGCGAGAACCGTACGTTCCTGGGCGGAGAGGAGCTGCTGCGCAGTCGCGGCGTGGACGTGGTGGTGCTCGACGACTCGGAGTGCGTGCAGATGATGACCGACTTCATCGCGGCCGAGCCGAGCCTGTGGAACGAGGACATCGGCGTCCAGGACTGA
- a CDS encoding nucleoside hydrolase, translating into MSPTPVVMDVDTGIDDALSLLFAVRSPDIDLRAVTCVTGNAPVDQVVRNTLYVLDAAGAPEIPVARGATHPLLVDPEHAGHVHGADGLGGFSRPSDRRASSSTAVQLLHQVLMTAIGIGERITLVPSAPLTNIALLLRTHPEVAPGIERILFMGGSAGRGNATAAAEFNIWHDPEAAAVALRAAGELDIPVTMYGLDVFEDVVVTVDEADRLAALPDPAAQLAGRLLRFSARTFGRDGATIGDAGTVCAVADPDGLTTQLLPVQVVLDSGPARGQTLVDRRTWAGDHSTDPNPLRATGVDVALAVDGPRYAQLWLSTLGG; encoded by the coding sequence ATGAGCCCGACACCGGTGGTGATGGACGTCGACACCGGCATCGACGACGCCCTGTCCCTGCTCTTCGCGGTGCGCAGCCCGGACATCGACCTGCGGGCGGTGACCTGCGTGACCGGGAACGCCCCGGTCGACCAGGTGGTCCGCAACACGCTGTACGTGCTGGACGCGGCCGGTGCCCCGGAGATCCCGGTGGCCCGCGGCGCCACCCACCCGCTGCTGGTCGACCCGGAGCACGCCGGGCACGTGCACGGCGCCGACGGCCTCGGCGGGTTCTCCCGGCCCAGCGACCGGCGGGCGTCGTCGTCGACGGCCGTGCAGCTGCTGCACCAGGTGCTGATGACCGCCATCGGCATCGGCGAGCGCATCACCCTGGTGCCCAGCGCGCCGCTCACCAACATCGCCCTGCTGCTGCGCACCCACCCAGAGGTCGCACCCGGCATCGAGCGGATCCTGTTCATGGGCGGCTCGGCCGGCCGCGGCAACGCCACCGCTGCGGCGGAGTTCAACATCTGGCACGACCCGGAGGCCGCCGCGGTGGCGCTGCGCGCCGCCGGCGAGCTCGACATCCCGGTCACCATGTACGGTCTCGACGTCTTCGAGGACGTCGTGGTCACGGTCGACGAGGCGGACCGGCTGGCCGCCCTGCCCGATCCGGCCGCCCAGCTGGCCGGCCGGTTGCTCCGGTTCTCCGCCCGCACCTTCGGCCGCGACGGCGCCACCATCGGCGACGCCGGCACGGTGTGCGCGGTGGCGGACCCGGACGGACTGACCACGCAGCTGTTGCCGGTACAGGTGGTGCTGGACTCCGGGCCTGCCCGCGGGCAGACCCTGGTCGACCGCCGGACCTGGGCCGGGGACCACAGCACCGACCCGAACCCGTTGCGCGCCACGGGTGTCGACGTCGCACTCGCCGTCGACGGCCCGCGCTACGCGCAGCTCTGGCTGTCCACGTTGGGCGGCTGA